A genome region from Macaca nemestrina isolate mMacNem1 chromosome 15, mMacNem.hap1, whole genome shotgun sequence includes the following:
- the LOC105489738 gene encoding choline/ethanolamine kinase: MAAEGTAVAGGGAVGGCLAKDGLQQSKCPDTTPKRRRASSLSRDAERRAYQWCREYLGGAWRRVQPEELRVYPVSGGLSNLLFRCSLPDHLPSVGEEPREVLLRLYGAILQGVDSLVLESVMFAILAERSLGPQLYGVFPEGRLEQYIPSRPLKTQELREPVLSAAIATKMAQFHGMEMPFTKEPHWLFGTMERYLKQIQDLPPTGLPEMNLLEMYSLKDEMGNLRKLLESTPSPVVFCHNDIQEGNILLLSEPENADSLMLVDFEYSSYNYRGFDIGNHFCEWVYDYTHEEWPFYKARPTDYPTQGQQLHFIRHYLAEAKKGETLSQEEQRKLEEDLLVEVSRYALASHFFWGLWSILQASMSTIEFGYLDYAQSRFQFYFQQKGQLTSVHSSP, from the exons ATGGCGGCCGAGGGGACAGCTGTGGCCGGAGGCGGGGCTGTTGGCGGCTGCCTGGCCAAAGACGGCTTGCAGCAGTCTAAGTGCCCGGACACTACCCCCAAACGGCGGCGCGCCTCTTCGCTGTCGCGTGACGCCGAGCGCCGAGCCTACCAGTGGTGCCGGGAGTACTTGGGCGGGGCCTGGCGCCGAGTGCAGCCCGAGGAGCTGAGGGTTTACCCCGTGAG CGGAGGCCTCAGCAACCTGCTCTTCCGCTGCTCGCTCCCGGACCACCTGCCCAGCGTTGGCGAGGAGCCCCGGGAGGTGCTGCTGCGGCTGTACGGAGCCATCCTGCAG GGCGTGGACTCCCTGGTGCTGGAAAGCGTGATGTTTGCCATCCTTGCGGAGCGGTCGCTGGGGCCCCAGCTGTATGGCGTCTTCCCAGAGGGCCGGCTGGAACAGTACATCCCA AGCCGGCCACTGAAAACTCAAGAGCTTCGAGAGCCAGTGTTGTCAGCAGCCATTGCCACGAAGATGGCGCAATTCCATGGCATGGAGATGCCTTTCACCAAGGAGCCCCACTGGTTGTTTGGGACCATGGAGCG GTACCTAAAACAGATCCAGGACCTGCCCCCAACTGGCCTCCCTGAGATGAACCTGCTGGAGATGTACAGCCTGAAGGATGAGATGGGCAACCTCAG GAAGTTACTAGAGTCTACCCCATCGCCAGTCGTCTTCTGCCACAATGACATCCAGGAAG GGAACATCTTGCTGCTCTCAGAGCCAGAAAATGCTGACAGCCTCATGCTGGTGGACTTCGAGTACAGCAGTTATAACTATAG GGGCTTTGACATTGGGAACCATTTTTGTGAGTGGGTTTATGATTATACTCACGAGGAATGGCCTTTCTACAAAGCAAGGCCCACAGACTACCCCACTCAAGGACAGCAG CTGCATTTTATTCGCCATTACCTGGCAGAGGCGAAGaaaggtgagaccctgtcccaagaGGAGCAGAGAAAACTGGAAGAAGATTTGCTGGTAGAAGTCAGTCG GTATGCTCTGGCGTCCCATTTCTTCTGGGGTCTGTGGTCCATCCTCCAGGCATCCATGTCCACCATAGAATTTGGTTACTTG GACTATGCCCAGTCTCGGTTCCAGTTCTACTTCCAGCAGAAGGGGCAGCTGACCAGTGTCCACTCCTCACCCTGA
- the LOC105489739 gene encoding uncharacterized protein isoform X5 has protein sequence MARDRPGPTPSCAPLPSDGLGSFRPRSAPLPAGLGFSGHTRVSPALFGSWLRRSALSVPRPGGSFRRPNSAYLRRAPPLWARTNGLSLGGAAVGRPGPIRGAGGQSGGGAARARARNGLGEVASPKTGEKEPRLCPVRAGGAVVRRLQLQLRCDGFLAGPSSPTSGALRRGRAAQRASVLSVEESLNSRMDGCQSAVPLATLCLHSGLSVEASCRRNTGSQASITIQALQACSMYQRGIMDHIASGQESHFIVKEPQDLPD, from the exons ATGGCGCGGGATCGACCGGGCCCCACGCCCAGCTGCGCTCCGCTCCCTTCGGACGGGCTCGGTTCCTTCCGGCCGCGCTCGGCTCCTCTTCCGGCCGGCCTGGGCTTCTCCGGTCATACTCGGGTCTCTCCGGCTCTATTCGGCTCATGGCTGCGGCGCTCGGCTCTCTCCGTGCCCCGGCCCGGGGGCTCTTTCCGAAGGCCGAATTCCGCTTATCTCCGCCGTGCCCCGCCCCTATGGGCAAGGACCAATGGCCTCTCTCTGGGCGGGGCGGCTGTTGGACGGCCTGGGCCAATCCGGGGCGCCGGGGGCCAATCCGGTGGCGGAGCGGCGCGTGCGCGGGCGCGGAACGGGCTGGGCGAGGTAGCGTCCCCGAAGACCGGAGAGAAGGAGCCGCGCCTCTGTCCCGTGAGGGCCGGAGGGGCGGTGGTGCGGCGGCTGCAGCTGCAGCTCCGGTGCGACGGCTTCCTTGCCGGGCCCTCTTCCCCGACCTCTGGGGCGCTCCGACGAGGAAGAGCCGCCCAGCGCGCGTCCGTCCTGAGCGTGG AGGAGTCGCTGAACAGCAGGATGGATGGATGTCAGTCAGCTGTGCCCCTGGCTACCCTCTGCTTGCACAGTGGACTGTCAGTGGAGGCATCATGCAGAAGGAACACAG GGTCCCAGGCCAGCATCACTATCCAGGCACTTCAAGCATGCTCCATGTACCAACGTGGGATCATGGATCACATTGCCTCAGGCCAAGAAAGCCATTTTATAGTGAAAGAG CCTCAGGATCTGCCGGATTAG
- the LOC105489739 gene encoding uncharacterized protein isoform X6, whose protein sequence is MARDRPGPTPSCAPLPSDGLGSFRPRSAPLPAGLGFSGHTRVSPALFGSWLRRSALSVPRPGGSFRRPNSAYLRRAPPLWARTNGLSLGGAAVGRPGPIRGAGGQSGGGAARARARNGLGEVASPKTGEKEPRLCPVRAGGAVVRRLQLQLRCDGFLAGPSSPTSGALRRGRAAQRASVLSVGSQASITIQALQACSMYQRGIMDHIASGQESHFIVKEPQDLPD, encoded by the exons ATGGCGCGGGATCGACCGGGCCCCACGCCCAGCTGCGCTCCGCTCCCTTCGGACGGGCTCGGTTCCTTCCGGCCGCGCTCGGCTCCTCTTCCGGCCGGCCTGGGCTTCTCCGGTCATACTCGGGTCTCTCCGGCTCTATTCGGCTCATGGCTGCGGCGCTCGGCTCTCTCCGTGCCCCGGCCCGGGGGCTCTTTCCGAAGGCCGAATTCCGCTTATCTCCGCCGTGCCCCGCCCCTATGGGCAAGGACCAATGGCCTCTCTCTGGGCGGGGCGGCTGTTGGACGGCCTGGGCCAATCCGGGGCGCCGGGGGCCAATCCGGTGGCGGAGCGGCGCGTGCGCGGGCGCGGAACGGGCTGGGCGAGGTAGCGTCCCCGAAGACCGGAGAGAAGGAGCCGCGCCTCTGTCCCGTGAGGGCCGGAGGGGCGGTGGTGCGGCGGCTGCAGCTGCAGCTCCGGTGCGACGGCTTCCTTGCCGGGCCCTCTTCCCCGACCTCTGGGGCGCTCCGACGAGGAAGAGCCGCCCAGCGCGCGTCCGTCCTGAGCGTGG GGTCCCAGGCCAGCATCACTATCCAGGCACTTCAAGCATGCTCCATGTACCAACGTGGGATCATGGATCACATTGCCTCAGGCCAAGAAAGCCATTTTATAGTGAAAGAG CCTCAGGATCTGCCGGATTAG